In Paenibacillus dendritiformis, the DNA window CATGCCGAGCCCGCGCTTGCGCCGGCTCTTCTTGCTGTGTCTCATTCGTTACATCCCCTTTCCTTCCGCTTGCTCCGGCGCGGCGGCCGGCAAGACATGAACTTGGCTGCGCTTCCCCCGTCCGATCAGGTCATACATGACAGGCACGACCAAGAGAGTCAGCAGCGTGGATACGGTCAGTCCGCCGATGACGACGACGGCCAGCCCTCTCGATATCAGCGTGCCATGCCCGAAGCCAAAAGCGAGCGGCAGCAGCGCCACGATGGTGGCTCCGGCCGTCATGATGATCGGCCGCAGGCGCGACACCCCGGCCTCCACCAGCGCTTCCCGCACCGCAAAGCCCGCCTTGCGCAGCTGCTGCGCCTTATCGATAAAGACAATGGCATTGGTGACGACAATGCCGATCAGCATCATGAACCCGATTAGCGAGGTAATGTTCAGCGATTCGTTCGTCACGAACAGGCCGAACACGCCGCCGATCGCGGCGAACGGGAGCGAGAACAGAATCGAGAACGGCGCGCTGGCATTGCCGAAGGTCAAGACCATAATGAGGTAGACGACGCCGATGGCGGCGCCCATCGCGACGAACAACTGGCCGAAGCTGTCCCCGATGTTCTCGCTGATGCCGCCCACGGAACGGCTCACGCCTTCCGGGAGTTCAATCTGATCCAGTTCAGCGGCGATACCGGCGCTGATGCCCCCCTTGTTCTTGCCGGTAATTTTAGCCGACACCGTGACGACCTGCTCTTCATTTACCCGCTTGATCGAGGCGGGAGCCAGCTCCCGGGTCACATCCGCAACGTCGGCGACGCGAACCATGCCGCCGTTCCCCGTCTCCATCAGGATATTGCCGACCCCCTCCAGATCCTGCCTTCCGTTCTCTCCCGTCTGGATGGTCAACGCGCGCAGGCCTTCATCGAACCGGTATTCGCCCAGCTTCTGCTCGAAGAGCCAGGTGCGAAGCGAGTGCTGGACGGCAGCCGGGGATACCCCCGCCTGAAGCGCCTTGTGCGGGTCCAACTGAATCGTCACCTCGGAAGAAGCTTCGCTCAACGAGTCCTTGACCTCCGTCAGCTCCGGGTAGCCCAGCACGGCCTCCTTGATGACGGCGGCAGCCTGGCGCAGCTTGCCGCTGTCCTCTCCCTTCAGCACATAGGAGAAATCCTCGCCTCCTCCCGAATCGCCCGACAAGGTGCGCGTATCTATCTCGCTTCCCGCCGGGACAAGGGACAGGAGCGATTCCTTATAATCCCGCTTCACCTGCTCGACGTCGGCATCTTCATTCACCTCGGTATAGATCTGGGCCATATACGGAATCGCGTTCGGGTCGCCCCCGTAGCCGACCAAGGCCTCGACGAAGGTGAACAGCGGACGGCCCGCCTTGTCCGACGCCGACCGCAGCTTCGCCTCCATATCCTTGACGACGGCATCCGTCGTCTTGAGCGCCGTCTCGTAAGGCAGCTTCACCGTAAAATAAAACTGGCGCGGCGGATTCCCTTCCGGCATGAAGGTGAAGGATAACTGCGGCACGAGCGCAACCATCGTGACGACAAAGAGCAACGCCGAGGCCCCCAAGGTCTTCCAACGATGGCGCAGCGACCATTCCAGGATGCGACGGTACCCCTCCGTGAAGGCGGACGGCCCCGGCTCCACATGGGCCTTGGCGTTGGCGCTGCGGAGCACGATCAATTTGGCCAGCATTGGAATGACGGTCAGCGCGACGGCGAGCGAAGCCAGGATGGCGCAGGACAGCGTCACCGCGA includes these proteins:
- a CDS encoding efflux RND transporter permease subunit; its protein translation is MNSLIQFSMKQVAAVIILCCMLFGGGIYAATSLKVDNMPDISLPIVMVTVPYPGSPQDVMEDVTKPLEKKISAMENVKTIESTSSDQMATIIVTFEEGADPDRKKADMESLFQETELPSEAGRPKVSTFGVSSIPTYYLAIQAGEGMEQTELEHHFEHVIRPGFQAMPGLDHMDVIGERKTEVAIRLSPELLRVNGLTPAQVSEAVQSAMAAGPAGTVELDGNTLLARMDNGLRSISQLEAIPLAAADGSQLTVGSLGSVAEIRESAFAARMDDRPAIGVLLYKTGSANAVQFTDQADELMERWTSELKGITFKQVYNYADEVKQSIGGLLREGMVGAVLASLMILVFLRNMRMTLIVLVSIPLSVLIALLMMKWLDISLNIMTLGGMFIAIGRVVDDSIVVIENIYSKLEQAARKEESVILLATKEVANAITSSTLTTVGVFAPIGLISGPAGQLFRPFAVTLSCAILASLAVALTVIPMLAKLIVLRSANAKAHVEPGPSAFTEGYRRILEWSLRHRWKTLGASALLFVVTMVALVPQLSFTFMPEGNPPRQFYFTVKLPYETALKTTDAVVKDMEAKLRSASDKAGRPLFTFVEALVGYGGDPNAIPYMAQIYTEVNEDADVEQVKRDYKESLLSLVPAGSEIDTRTLSGDSGGGEDFSYVLKGEDSGKLRQAAAVIKEAVLGYPELTEVKDSLSEASSEVTIQLDPHKALQAGVSPAAVQHSLRTWLFEQKLGEYRFDEGLRALTIQTGENGRQDLEGVGNILMETGNGGMVRVADVADVTRELAPASIKRVNEEQVVTVSAKITGKNKGGISAGIAAELDQIELPEGVSRSVGGISENIGDSFGQLFVAMGAAIGVVYLIMVLTFGNASAPFSILFSLPFAAIGGVFGLFVTNESLNITSLIGFMMLIGIVVTNAIVFIDKAQQLRKAGFAVREALVEAGVSRLRPIIMTAGATIVALLPLAFGFGHGTLISRGLAVVVIGGLTVSTLLTLLVVPVMYDLIGRGKRSQVHVLPAAAPEQAEGKGM